The following coding sequences are from one Betaproteobacteria bacterium window:
- a CDS encoding DNA-directed RNA polymerase subunit omega yields the protein MARITVDDCLKRIPNRFQMTLAATYRARQLANGATPLVDPEKDKPTVIALRELALGKIGLEVLNRGQA from the coding sequence ATGGCCCGCATCACCGTCGACGATTGTCTGAAAAGAATTCCCAACCGCTTCCAGATGACCCTGGCGGCCACCTACCGGGCGCGTCAGCTCGCCAACGGCGCCACGCCGCTGGTCGACCCCGAAAAGGACAAGCCGACGGTCATCGCCCTGCGCGAACTGGCTCTCGGCAAGATTGGCCTGGAAGTCCTCAATCGCGGTCAGGCCTGA
- the napA gene encoding nitrate reductase catalytic subunit NapA yields the protein MKLTRRDFIKSNAVAAAATVAGFGAPEALAQQKGKDDGVRWDKGVCRYCGTGCGVLVGVKDGRVVATQGDPDAPVNRGLNCIKGYFLSKIMYGKDRLTQPLLRMKDGKFDKAGEFKPVSWKQAFDIMEEKCKAALKEGGPRNVAMFGSGQWTVWEGYAAAKLFKAGFRSNNLDPNARHCMASAVAGFMRTFGIDEPMGCYDDMEHADAFVLWGSNMAEMHPILWSRITDRRLTAKQVKIHVLSTFNHRSCELADNTLIFNPQSDLAILNYICNHIIQNGAVNQAFVDKHVKFAKGVTDIGYGLRPNHPLEKVAMNNGYPGEDGKPKGNPNNSAPMTFDEFKAFVSEYTLDKTHEISGVPKENLEALAKAYADPKTKVCSYWTMGFNQHTRGTWVNNMIYNVHLLVGKISEPGNGPFSLTGQPSACGTAREVGTFAHRLPADMVVMNPKHRELSEKLWKLPAGTLPDWIGLHAVAQSRALKDGKVGFFWSTTTNNMQAGPNVNEEIYPGWRNPKAFVVHSDVYPTVSAMSADLILPSAMWMEKEGAYGNAERRGQFWRQQVKAPGECKSDLWQYVEFAKRFKTEEVWPAELLDKMPEYKGKTLYDVLYANKDTTRWGLDEVKKVNAHAIKDYMNDESQACGFYLQKGLFEEYAAFGRGKAHDLADFDVYHKARGLRWPVVDGKETLWRFREGYDTYVPKGEGVRFYGFPDGKAVVYALPYQPAAEMPDADFDLWLCTGRVLEHWHTGSMTRRVPELYKAVPDAVVYMHPEDAKKRSLARNDVVKVSTRRGEIQLRVETKGRNKPPVGLVFIPFFDESRLVNKLTLDATCPISKETDFKKCACKVVKA from the coding sequence ATGAAACTGACCCGGCGTGATTTCATCAAGAGCAATGCCGTTGCCGCCGCCGCCACGGTGGCCGGCTTTGGTGCGCCGGAAGCCCTGGCCCAGCAGAAGGGCAAGGACGACGGTGTGCGTTGGGACAAGGGCGTGTGCCGCTATTGCGGCACCGGCTGCGGCGTTCTCGTAGGCGTCAAGGACGGCCGCGTGGTGGCCACCCAGGGCGACCCGGACGCGCCGGTCAATCGGGGCCTAAACTGCATCAAGGGCTATTTCCTGTCCAAGATCATGTACGGCAAGGACCGCCTGACCCAGCCGCTCCTGCGCATGAAGGACGGCAAGTTCGACAAGGCCGGCGAGTTCAAGCCGGTGTCGTGGAAGCAGGCCTTCGACATCATGGAAGAAAAGTGCAAGGCAGCCCTGAAGGAAGGCGGCCCGCGCAACGTCGCCATGTTCGGCTCTGGCCAGTGGACCGTATGGGAAGGCTACGCCGCCGCGAAGCTGTTCAAGGCCGGCTTCCGCTCCAACAACCTCGACCCCAACGCCCGCCATTGCATGGCCTCGGCCGTGGCCGGCTTCATGCGCACCTTCGGCATCGACGAGCCCATGGGCTGCTACGACGACATGGAGCATGCCGACGCCTTCGTGCTGTGGGGCTCCAATATGGCCGAGATGCACCCCATCCTGTGGTCGCGCATCACCGACCGCCGCCTGACAGCCAAGCAGGTGAAGATCCACGTTCTGTCCACCTTCAACCATCGCTCCTGCGAACTGGCCGACAACACCCTGATCTTCAATCCCCAGTCCGATCTCGCCATCCTCAACTACATCTGCAATCACATCATCCAGAACGGCGCGGTGAACCAGGCTTTCGTGGACAAGCACGTCAAGTTCGCCAAGGGCGTCACTGATATCGGCTACGGCCTCAGACCCAACCACCCGCTGGAAAAGGTGGCCATGAACAATGGCTACCCGGGCGAGGACGGCAAGCCCAAGGGCAACCCCAACAACTCTGCGCCCATGACCTTCGACGAGTTCAAGGCCTTCGTCTCCGAATACACCCTGGACAAGACGCACGAAATTTCCGGCGTGCCCAAGGAAAACCTGGAGGCCCTGGCCAAGGCCTACGCCGACCCCAAGACCAAGGTCTGCTCCTACTGGACCATGGGCTTCAACCAGCACACCCGCGGCACCTGGGTGAACAACATGATCTACAACGTCCACCTGCTGGTGGGCAAGATTTCCGAACCCGGCAATGGCCCCTTCTCGCTGACTGGCCAGCCTTCCGCCTGCGGCACCGCCCGCGAGGTGGGCACCTTCGCCCACCGCCTGCCGGCCGACATGGTGGTCATGAACCCCAAGCACCGGGAACTTTCGGAAAAACTCTGGAAGCTTCCCGCCGGCACGCTGCCCGACTGGATCGGTCTGCACGCCGTAGCCCAGTCCCGGGCCTTGAAGGACGGCAAGGTGGGCTTCTTCTGGTCCACCACCACCAACAACATGCAGGCGGGGCCCAACGTCAACGAGGAAATTTACCCCGGCTGGCGCAACCCGAAGGCTTTTGTCGTCCATTCCGACGTCTACCCGACGGTTTCCGCCATGTCCGCCGACCTCATCTTGCCCTCTGCCATGTGGATGGAGAAGGAAGGCGCCTACGGCAACGCCGAGCGCCGGGGTCAGTTCTGGCGCCAGCAGGTGAAGGCGCCGGGCGAGTGCAAATCCGATCTCTGGCAATACGTGGAATTCGCCAAGCGCTTCAAGACGGAAGAAGTCTGGCCGGCCGAGCTCCTCGACAAGATGCCGGAGTACAAGGGCAAGACCCTCTACGACGTGCTCTACGCCAATAAGGACACCACCCGCTGGGGCCTGGACGAGGTCAAGAAGGTGAACGCCCACGCCATCAAGGACTACATGAACGACGAGTCCCAGGCCTGCGGCTTCTACCTGCAAAAGGGCCTCTTCGAGGAATACGCGGCTTTCGGCCGTGGCAAGGCCCACGACCTGGCCGACTTCGACGTCTATCACAAGGCCCGCGGCCTGCGCTGGCCAGTGGTTGATGGCAAGGAAACCCTGTGGCGCTTCCGCGAAGGTTACGACACCTACGTGCCCAAGGGCGAAGGCGTGCGCTTCTACGGCTTCCCGGATGGCAAGGCGGTGGTCTACGCCCTGCCTTACCAGCCTGCCGCCGAAATGCCCGATGCGGACTTCGACCTCTGGCTGTGTACCGGCCGCGTACTGGAGCACTGGCACACCGGCTCCATGACCCGGCGCGTGCCCGAACTGTACAAGGCGGTACCTGATGCCGTGGTCTACATGCATCCGGAAGACGCCAAGAAGCGCAGCCTGGCGCGGAACGACGTGGTCAAGGTCAGCACTCGCCGCGGTGAAATCCAGCTGCGGGTGGAGACCAAGGGCCGCAACAAGCCCCCCGTCGGACTGGTTTTCATCCCCTTCTTCGACGAAAGCCGCCTGGTCAACAAACTGACCCTGGACGCTACTTGCCCGATTTCGAAAGAAACCGACTTCAAGAAGTGCGCCTGCAAGGTGGTCAAGGCCTAA
- a CDS encoding chaperone NapD, whose protein sequence is MVNPVSCPAHISSLIVAARPEGIEGLRAAFAALPGVELHAVAEDGRLIVTVETASEEATVERFETIRQLPDVLSAAMVYHRYETDPDEEA, encoded by the coding sequence ATGGTCAACCCTGTGTCCTGTCCTGCCCATATCTCCAGCCTGATCGTGGCCGCCCGGCCCGAGGGAATCGAGGGCTTGCGGGCCGCGTTCGCGGCGCTCCCCGGTGTCGAGCTTCACGCCGTCGCCGAAGACGGTCGTCTGATCGTCACCGTGGAAACGGCTTCCGAAGAGGCGACCGTCGAAAGATTCGAAACGATCCGCCAGCTCCCGGATGTCCTGTCCGCGGCCATGGTGTATCACCGCTATGAAACCGATCCAGACGAGGAGGCCTGA
- the napG gene encoding ferredoxin-type protein NapG, whose amino-acid sequence MAKIQSSASRRQFLADSAKMACGVGMLGLGLGLYAKQSKALPALALRPPGAGAEGDFLGACIRCGLCVRDCPYNTLSLARPETPVATGTPYFTARQVPCEMCDDIPCVKACPTGALDHGLTDINKAKMGLAVLIDHETCLNFLGLRCDVCYRVCPVIDKAITLELVPNTRTGRHTMFLPTVHSEHCTGCGKCEKACVLQEAAIRVLPAKLAKGALGEHYRLGWEEKQKAGHSLIDEKSVVDLPDRLPEGVTLPNHYDPAGGGVAVPSAPPGMPGSVAGPVPSAPPGLGGGK is encoded by the coding sequence ATGGCCAAAATCCAATCCTCCGCCTCTCGCCGGCAGTTCCTCGCCGACAGCGCCAAGATGGCCTGCGGGGTCGGCATGCTGGGCCTCGGTCTGGGGCTCTACGCCAAGCAGAGCAAGGCTCTGCCGGCGCTGGCCCTGCGCCCGCCGGGCGCCGGAGCCGAAGGGGATTTCCTCGGCGCCTGCATCCGCTGCGGCCTGTGCGTGCGCGACTGCCCCTACAACACGCTCAGCCTGGCCAGGCCCGAAACGCCGGTGGCCACCGGCACCCCCTACTTCACCGCCCGCCAGGTGCCGTGCGAAATGTGCGACGACATCCCCTGCGTCAAGGCCTGCCCGACGGGCGCCCTCGACCACGGGCTCACCGACATCAACAAGGCGAAGATGGGCTTGGCGGTGCTCATCGACCACGAGACCTGCCTCAACTTCCTCGGCCTGCGCTGCGACGTCTGCTACCGGGTGTGCCCGGTGATCGACAAGGCCATCACCCTGGAACTGGTGCCCAACACCCGCACCGGGCGCCACACCATGTTCCTGCCCACCGTGCATTCCGAGCACTGCACCGGCTGCGGCAAGTGCGAGAAAGCCTGCGTGCTGCAGGAGGCCGCCATCCGCGTGCTGCCGGCCAAACTGGCCAAGGGCGCCCTGGGCGAACACTACCGCCTGGGCTGGGAGGAAAAGCAGAAAGCCGGTCATTCCCTCATCGACGAAAAGAGCGTGGTGGACCTGCCCGACCGCCTGCCGGAAGGCGTCACCCTGCCCAACCATTACGACCCGGCCGGCGGCGGTGTCGCCGTGCCCTCGGCCCCGCCGGGCATGCCCGGCAGCGTGGCCGGCCCCGTGCCCAGCGCACCGCCCGGACTGGGAGGCGGCAAATGA
- the gmk gene encoding guanylate kinase, translating into MAGSLYVVAAPSGAGKTTLVRGLLEADPGVGLSVSTTTRAPRPGEVDGRDYRFTDVDAFKAMVERGEFLEWAKVHGNYYGTSKSWIQAELAAGRDVLLEIDWQGARQVRSLFPEAVGIFILPPSLEELERRLRGRGTDSDEVIARRLAAAQAEMRHVGEFDYAIINKELQRASEELLLIVRASRLRYAVQGERHATLIQHLLQ; encoded by the coding sequence ATGGCCGGCAGCCTTTACGTCGTCGCGGCACCGTCCGGGGCGGGAAAGACCACCCTGGTGCGCGGCCTCCTGGAGGCCGATCCGGGCGTGGGCCTCTCCGTTTCCACCACCACCCGGGCGCCCCGTCCCGGCGAGGTCGATGGCCGCGACTACCGCTTCACCGATGTGGACGCCTTCAAGGCCATGGTCGAGCGGGGGGAGTTCCTTGAATGGGCCAAGGTGCACGGCAATTACTACGGCACGTCGAAATCCTGGATCCAGGCGGAGCTTGCCGCGGGTCGGGACGTGCTGCTGGAAATCGATTGGCAGGGGGCGCGCCAGGTGCGCAGCCTCTTCCCGGAAGCGGTGGGGATTTTCATCCTGCCCCCCTCGCTGGAGGAACTGGAGCGCCGCCTGCGCGGGCGGGGGACCGATAGCGACGAGGTCATCGCCCGTCGTCTCGCCGCAGCCCAGGCCGAAATGCGGCATGTGGGTGAGTTCGACTATGCTATCATTAACAAGGAGTTGCAGCGGGCAAGCGAGGAATTGCTTCTTATCGTCCGTGCTTCTCGTCTGCGCTACGCCGTCCAGGGCGAGCGCCACGCCACCCTGATTCAACACTTGCTGCAGTGA
- a CDS encoding D-amino acid dehydrogenase: MRILVLGAGVVGTASAWYLAREGHQVTVVDRQPGAGLETSFANGGQISVSHAEPWANPHVLGKVAAWIGREDAPLLVRWRLDPDFLRWGLAFLANCLPGRTRENIRAIVSLALYSRRCLGELRRDLALEYDQLQRGILHLYTDAGDFRRATEASAIMRSLGLDRQAVSADACVAIEPALAGARPLLVGGDFTASDESGDAHRFTQSLADRARAAGVAFRTGTRVESLVATGPRLTGAVVRGEGGPETLAADACVVALGSYSPGLLKPLGIRLPVTPAKGYSATLPLAQDSGAPSVSLTDDGYKIVISRLGERLRIAGTAEFNGYNLDLNPVRCQALLRRTRELFPALRPAGEPLFWCGLRPATPSNRPLIGRCRYDNLWLNTGHGTLGWTLACGSAAALCDLIAGRRPEPDFPFLAC, translated from the coding sequence ATGAGGATTCTGGTGCTGGGGGCCGGCGTGGTCGGCACCGCGAGCGCCTGGTATCTCGCGCGGGAGGGGCACCAGGTCACGGTCGTGGACCGCCAGCCCGGGGCGGGACTCGAAACCAGTTTTGCCAACGGGGGCCAGATTTCCGTCTCCCACGCCGAACCCTGGGCCAATCCTCACGTCCTGGGCAAGGTCGCCGCCTGGATCGGTCGCGAGGATGCGCCCCTGCTGGTGCGCTGGCGTCTCGACCCCGATTTCCTGCGCTGGGGCCTCGCCTTTCTGGCCAACTGCCTGCCGGGCAGAACCCGGGAAAACATCCGTGCCATCGTTTCCCTGGCGCTCTACAGCCGGCGTTGTCTGGGAGAATTGCGCCGTGATCTGGCCCTGGAGTACGACCAGTTGCAGCGCGGCATCCTCCATCTCTATACCGACGCGGGGGATTTCCGGCGCGCCACCGAGGCGTCGGCCATCATGCGTTCCCTGGGGCTGGACCGGCAGGCCGTGTCCGCTGACGCCTGTGTCGCCATCGAACCTGCCCTGGCCGGGGCGCGGCCCCTCTTGGTGGGGGGTGACTTCACCGCCAGTGACGAGTCCGGCGACGCCCATCGCTTCACCCAGTCCCTGGCCGACCGGGCTCGGGCGGCGGGAGTCGCCTTCCGTACCGGCACGAGGGTCGAAAGCCTGGTGGCCACCGGTCCGCGGCTGACGGGGGCCGTCGTGCGGGGGGAGGGCGGGCCCGAGACGCTGGCCGCCGACGCCTGCGTCGTCGCCCTGGGCAGTTACAGCCCGGGACTGCTCAAGCCCCTGGGGATCCGTTTGCCGGTGACTCCGGCCAAGGGCTACTCCGCCACCCTGCCGCTGGCGCAGGACAGCGGTGCCCCCAGCGTCAGCCTGACCGACGACGGTTACAAGATCGTCATCTCGCGTCTGGGTGAACGCCTGCGCATCGCGGGTACGGCGGAATTCAACGGCTACAACCTGGACCTCAACCCCGTGCGCTGCCAGGCTCTGCTGCGCCGGACGCGGGAACTCTTTCCCGCCCTGCGTCCGGCGGGGGAACCGCTCTTCTGGTGCGGCCTGCGCCCCGCGACTCCCTCCAACCGGCCCCTGATCGGGCGTTGTCGCTACGACAACCTATGGCTCAATACCGGCCATGGAACCCTCGGCTGGACCCTGGCCTGCGGGTCGGCGGCGGCCCTGTGCGATCTCATCGCCGGGCGCCGGCCGGAGCCGGATTTCCCCTTTCTCGCATGCTGA
- a CDS encoding YicC family protein, with translation MIYSMTGYAVKTRDVERGTLQLELKSVNSRFLDLHFRVAEELRFVEIPLRELFVSRLARGKLECRLAYNGSAGRGDQLLLKSDLVDTLADLSRRVRDRLPDAAPLTVSDVLRWPCIFGDQSVDFAAMAPQVLELAEAVLAEFTATRGREGAKLATMIAERVARMRDIVAAVGPRIPEAQALFTEKLKQRLHEALGASNDDRVLQEVAVFATRIDVAEELSRLIAHLDEVDRILKQGGACGKRLDFLMQELNREANTLGSKSALTEVSQAAMELKLLIEQMREQIQNLE, from the coding sequence ATGATCTACAGCATGACCGGCTATGCCGTAAAAACCCGGGACGTCGAGCGGGGAACGCTGCAACTGGAGCTCAAGAGCGTCAATTCCCGCTTTCTCGACCTGCATTTCCGCGTCGCCGAGGAACTTCGTTTTGTCGAAATCCCCTTGCGTGAGCTGTTCGTCAGTCGGCTGGCCCGCGGCAAGCTCGAGTGCCGCCTGGCTTACAACGGCTCCGCCGGTCGCGGCGATCAACTGCTGCTCAAGAGCGACCTGGTGGATACCCTGGCCGACCTGAGCCGCCGGGTGCGTGACCGTCTGCCCGATGCCGCTCCTCTCACGGTCAGCGACGTGTTGCGCTGGCCCTGCATTTTCGGCGACCAGAGCGTCGATTTCGCCGCCATGGCTCCCCAGGTTCTGGAGCTGGCCGAAGCCGTTCTGGCGGAATTCACCGCCACCCGCGGCCGGGAAGGCGCCAAGCTCGCCACCATGATCGCCGAACGAGTCGCCCGCATGCGCGACATCGTCGCCGCCGTCGGCCCCCGCATACCCGAAGCCCAGGCGCTGTTTACCGAAAAACTCAAGCAACGCCTGCACGAGGCCCTGGGCGCTTCGAACGACGACCGGGTGTTGCAGGAAGTCGCCGTCTTCGCCACCCGCATCGACGTGGCCGAGGAACTCTCCCGCCTGATTGCCCACCTGGATGAGGTGGATCGCATCCTCAAGCAGGGCGGTGCCTGCGGCAAGCGTCTCGATTTCCTCATGCAGGAACTCAACCGGGAAGCCAATACCCTGGGATCGAAATCCGCCCTCACCGAGGTTTCCCAGGCTGCCATGGAACTCAAACTGCTCATCGAGCAAATGCGCGAGCAGATCCAGAACCTGGAATGA
- a CDS encoding TatD family hydrolase: protein MLIDTHCHLDAREFDPDRETLVAAAREQGVAAWIVPGVAAVDFPRLRACCAVYPGSFAAYGLHPLYVREAHEEDVDVLDDWLHRERPVAVGEIGLDCYLPELDLPRQERFFAAQLKLARKHDLPVILHVRRAVDQIVGHLRRVPVRGGIAHAFNGSRQQAETLIALGFKLGFGGAMTYSGSTRIRHLAATLPLSAIVLETDAPDIPPAWLNRGRNTPAELLPIAREFAALRQLPLEQVVSEIGANVRTLFPRVG from the coding sequence ATGCTGATCGACACGCACTGCCATCTCGACGCGCGGGAATTCGACCCCGATCGGGAGACCCTGGTCGCCGCTGCCCGGGAGCAGGGCGTTGCGGCGTGGATCGTCCCCGGGGTCGCTGCGGTGGATTTCCCGCGCCTGCGGGCCTGTTGCGCCGTCTACCCGGGCAGCTTCGCGGCCTACGGGCTTCATCCGCTGTACGTCCGCGAGGCGCATGAAGAAGATGTGGATGTGCTCGACGACTGGCTCCATCGGGAGCGGCCCGTCGCCGTGGGGGAAATCGGTCTCGACTGCTACCTTCCCGAACTCGATCTGCCGCGCCAGGAGCGCTTTTTCGCCGCCCAGCTCAAACTGGCCCGCAAGCACGACCTGCCGGTCATCCTGCATGTGCGGCGGGCCGTCGATCAGATCGTCGGGCATCTGCGCCGTGTCCCCGTCCGCGGCGGCATTGCCCACGCCTTCAACGGCAGCCGGCAGCAGGCGGAAACCCTCATCGCCCTCGGCTTCAAGCTGGGATTCGGCGGGGCGATGACCTACAGCGGCTCGACCCGCATCCGCCACCTGGCGGCGACCCTGCCGTTGTCGGCCATCGTTCTGGAAACCGACGCCCCCGACATCCCGCCGGCCTGGCTGAATCGCGGTCGCAACACGCCGGCCGAACTGCTCCCCATCGCCCGGGAATTCGCCGCGCTGCGCCAACTGCCCCTGGAGCAGGTGGTGAGCGAGATCGGCGCCAATGTGCGCACCCTGTTTCCCCGAGTGGGCTAG
- a CDS encoding bifunctional (p)ppGpp synthetase/guanosine-3',5'-bis(diphosphate) 3'-pyrophosphohydrolase has product MDPSSPPALEDPAFRVFIDSLDYLPPADVERVRAAYAFSARAHANQKRLSGEPYITHPLAVAGAVVEWRMDTEAIMAALLHDVLEDTGATKRELSERFGREVAELVDGLSKLDKMEFASYHEAQAENFRKMLMAMARDLRVVLIKLADRQHNLATMAAVRPDKQRRIAAETLEIYAPIALRLGLNKLYRELQDNCFRLLHPHRAEVVAKAVRAARGNRRELLTKITEGITGKLKSAGIDADVFGREKTLYSIYRKMKEKQLSFSQVLDIYGFRVVTGSVPASYLALGALHALYKPVPGKFKDYIAIPKANGYQSLHTTLIGPFGTPVEVQIRTEAMHHVAQEGIAAHWLYKDTEQSGADLQIKTHKWLQSLLEMQSGDSAEFFENVKIDLFPDEVYVFTPKGKILALPRGATVVDFAYAVHTDVGNHCTAARVNHELAPLRTELKNGDLVEIITAAHANPNPAWLTYIKTGRARSKIRHFLRTMQNEESASLGERLLNQELLALGVAASMVPDAAWEQLLKNNGNKSRQDVFTDIGLGKRLPSVVARRLLARDDAPAAEGGGALTIRGTEGMAIQLAKCCQPIPGDPIIGSIRKGHGLVIHTHDCPAIRHSRSSEPHKWIDVEWEPEDGALFEVRIRVDVKNTRGVLAQVAAAIAEAGSNIEHVSMDASPERLFTDLGFTIQVANRAHLAQVLRGLRHIPEVSRIARDRGGLE; this is encoded by the coding sequence ATGGATCCGTCGTCGCCCCCCGCCCTTGAAGACCCGGCTTTCCGGGTCTTCATAGACAGTCTCGATTACCTTCCTCCGGCCGACGTCGAGCGCGTCCGCGCGGCCTACGCCTTTTCGGCCCGCGCCCACGCCAACCAGAAGCGCCTTTCAGGCGAGCCCTACATTACCCATCCCCTCGCCGTTGCGGGGGCGGTGGTCGAATGGCGCATGGATACCGAGGCGATCATGGCAGCCCTGCTGCATGACGTCCTCGAAGATACCGGCGCCACCAAGCGCGAGCTGAGCGAGCGTTTCGGCCGCGAAGTGGCCGAGCTGGTGGACGGCCTCTCCAAGCTGGACAAGATGGAGTTTGCCTCGTACCACGAGGCCCAGGCCGAGAATTTCCGCAAGATGCTGATGGCCATGGCCCGCGATCTGCGGGTGGTGCTCATCAAGCTCGCCGACCGCCAGCACAACCTGGCCACCATGGCGGCGGTACGCCCCGACAAACAGCGCCGCATCGCTGCGGAAACGCTCGAAATCTATGCGCCCATCGCCCTGCGCCTGGGGCTCAACAAGCTGTACCGGGAATTGCAGGACAACTGCTTCCGCCTGCTGCACCCGCACCGGGCCGAAGTGGTGGCCAAGGCCGTGCGGGCGGCCCGGGGCAACCGGAGGGAATTGCTCACCAAGATCACCGAGGGCATCACCGGCAAGTTGAAATCCGCCGGAATCGACGCCGATGTCTTCGGGCGGGAGAAGACGCTCTATTCCATCTATCGCAAGATGAAGGAGAAGCAGCTCTCCTTCTCCCAGGTGCTCGACATCTATGGATTTCGGGTCGTCACCGGAAGCGTGCCGGCCAGTTATCTTGCCCTGGGGGCGCTGCACGCGCTCTACAAGCCCGTGCCGGGCAAGTTCAAGGATTACATCGCCATTCCCAAGGCCAACGGCTACCAGTCCCTGCACACGACGCTCATCGGCCCCTTCGGCACGCCCGTGGAAGTGCAGATTCGTACCGAGGCCATGCACCACGTCGCCCAGGAAGGCATCGCCGCCCACTGGCTGTACAAGGATACCGAGCAGAGCGGCGCCGACCTCCAGATCAAGACCCACAAGTGGCTGCAGTCCCTGCTCGAGATGCAGAGCGGTGATTCGGCGGAGTTCTTCGAAAACGTCAAGATCGATCTCTTCCCCGACGAGGTCTACGTCTTCACGCCCAAGGGCAAGATTCTCGCCCTGCCGCGGGGCGCCACGGTGGTGGATTTTGCCTATGCCGTCCATACCGATGTGGGCAACCACTGCACCGCAGCCCGCGTCAATCACGAACTGGCGCCCCTGCGCACCGAACTCAAGAACGGCGATCTGGTGGAAATCATCACTGCCGCCCACGCCAATCCCAATCCGGCCTGGCTCACCTACATCAAGACTGGCCGCGCCCGCAGCAAGATTCGCCACTTCCTGCGCACCATGCAGAACGAGGAATCGGCCTCCCTGGGCGAGCGCCTTTTGAACCAGGAATTGCTGGCCCTGGGCGTCGCGGCCAGCATGGTTCCCGACGCCGCGTGGGAACAGCTTCTCAAGAACAATGGCAACAAGTCCCGCCAGGACGTCTTCACTGACATCGGCCTGGGCAAACGCCTTCCCTCGGTCGTGGCCCGGCGCCTTCTGGCCCGGGACGACGCTCCGGCGGCGGAGGGGGGCGGCGCCCTCACCATCCGGGGCACCGAGGGCATGGCCATCCAGTTGGCCAAGTGTTGCCAGCCCATTCCCGGCGACCCCATCATCGGCTCGATCCGCAAGGGCCACGGACTGGTCATCCATACCCACGATTGCCCCGCCATCCGGCACTCGCGCAGCAGTGAGCCCCACAAATGGATCGATGTCGAATGGGAGCCGGAAGACGGTGCGCTGTTCGAGGTGCGCATCCGCGTCGACGTCAAGAACACCCGCGGCGTGCTCGCTCAGGTCGCCGCGGCCATCGCCGAAGCGGGATCGAACATCGAGCACGTATCCATGGACGCCAGTCCGGAGCGCCTGTTCACCGACCTGGGATTCACCATCCAGGTCGCCAACCGCGCCCACCTGGCCCAGGTGCTGCGGGGCCTGCGGCACATCCCCGAAGTCAGCCGCATCGCCCGCGACCGGGGAGGACTGGAATGA
- a CDS encoding serine/threonine protein kinase, with translation MAQQANHALPNGFQLEEYTIERQLSLGGFSIVYLAQDLEGRQVAIKEYLPNSLALRGEGETKPQISPDHQAAFRYGMKCFFEEGRALARLSHPNVIRVLNFFRANETVYMVMEYEHGRTLQEFIQKHQGHISERFMRGLFTRMLNGLREVHSNKLLHLDLKPSNVYMRTDNSPVLIDFGAARQTLASDQPMLKPMYTPGFASPEHYGSRKDLGPWSDIYSVGASMYACLAGCAPQAADDRIKKDSLTPAMVRWDGQYSDRLLEIIDWCLNLNHLYRPQSVFALQKALVEEITPPTERKAPGWLNRVVGKIKGAAKR, from the coding sequence ATGGCCCAACAAGCCAACCACGCGCTGCCTAACGGTTTTCAGCTCGAGGAATACACCATTGAACGCCAGCTCTCCCTGGGCGGGTTTTCGATCGTCTATCTCGCGCAGGATCTCGAGGGGCGCCAGGTCGCGATCAAGGAATATCTTCCCAACAGCCTCGCCCTGCGCGGCGAGGGCGAGACCAAGCCCCAGATCTCCCCCGACCATCAGGCAGCCTTCCGCTACGGCATGAAGTGCTTTTTCGAGGAAGGCCGCGCCCTGGCCCGGCTTTCGCACCCCAACGTGATCCGGGTGTTGAATTTCTTCCGCGCCAACGAGACCGTGTACATGGTCATGGAATATGAGCACGGCCGCACCCTGCAGGAATTCATCCAGAAGCACCAGGGTCACATTTCGGAGCGTTTCATGCGCGGCCTGTTCACCCGCATGCTCAACGGCCTGCGCGAAGTGCATTCCAACAAGCTGCTGCACCTGGACTTGAAGCCCTCCAACGTCTACATGCGCACCGACAATTCGCCGGTCCTGATCGATTTCGGCGCGGCGCGTCAGACGCTCGCCTCGGACCAGCCCATGTTGAAGCCCATGTACACCCCCGGCTTCGCCTCGCCCGAACATTACGGTTCGCGCAAGGATCTGGGGCCCTGGAGCGACATCTACAGCGTGGGCGCCTCGATGTACGCCTGCCTGGCCGGCTGCGCGCCCCAGGCAGCGGACGACCGCATCAAGAAGGACTCCCTCACCCCGGCGATGGTGCGCTGGGACGGGCAGTACTCGGATCGGCTCCTGGAGATCATCGACTGGTGCCTCAACCTCAATCACCTCTACCGCCCGCAGAGCGTGTTCGCGCTCCAGAAGGCCCTGGTTGAGGAGATCACGCCCCCCACCGAAAGAAAAGCACCGGGATGGCTTAACCGCGTCGTCGGCAAAATCAAGGGAGCAGCGAAACGATGA